In Micromonospora inyonensis, the genomic window TGTCGGACGCAACATCTTCCAACACCACGACCCAGGGCAGGCGTTGGCACAGCTGCGTGCCGCCGTCCACGACGGAAGCGGGGAGCATCGATGACCGAGAGCCTGAAGAGCATTCCCGTCTGGTGCGATCTGCGTCACCTCGACGGCGATCTGCCCGCGCGACTGACCCAGGTGCTCCATACGCCCGTCAGCGGTGTCCTGCTCCGCCCCGCCCAACTGCCGGCCGACCACTTGCCCGAACGGGTCCGGACGATGGTCATGGTCGACGAGACCGGGCAACTCGACGACCTGGACCCGGAGCGGCCACTGACCGTCGTAAGCGCCCCCGGCGTCACCCTCGGCCGTCTTCCCGGCCGGTGGTCGCGGGGTGTGTGGATCGACATCGACGACGCGGATGGGCTCCGGGACGCGGTGCGGACGCTGGACCTCGCCGACGTGGTCATGTTGAACTTCGCCGACGCCACCAACATCCCGCTGGAGTTGCTCATCGCCGAGGCCCAGTCCCGGCGCACGGTGGTGGTGAAGAACATCTCGTCCGCCAACGACGCCCTGGTCACCATGGGCGTACTCGAACACGGCCCGCACGCGGTGCTACTGCCGGTGTCCACCATCGCCGAGATCGACCAGTTGGCCCGGACGTTCGCCGAGCGACGCACGGACCGGTTGGAGCTGGTCGACGCCGAGGTGGTCGAGAGTCGCTCGATCGGTATGGGGATGCGGGGCTGCGTCGACGCCGCCGCGACGTTCGAAGAGAACGAGGGCATGCTCGTCGGCTCGACCTCCGCTGGTGCGCTGCTCGTCTGCGCGGAGGTCCACCACCTGCCGTACATGAACCTGCGGCCCTTTCGGGTCAACGCCGGCGGCGTGCATTCCTACGTGTGGGCCCCCAACGGACGAACGGCGTACATCACCGATCTGCGGGCTGGCGAAACGGCGCTCGCGGTCTCCACGAGCGGCACCGCGCGGCCGGTCGTGGTGGGTCGGATAAAGAACGAAGTACGACCCCTGAGGCTGCTGCGATGCCGAGTTGAGGACAC contains:
- a CDS encoding 3-dehydroquinate synthase II, whose protein sequence is MTESLKSIPVWCDLRHLDGDLPARLTQVLHTPVSGVLLRPAQLPADHLPERVRTMVMVDETGQLDDLDPERPLTVVSAPGVTLGRLPGRWSRGVWIDIDDADGLRDAVRTLDLADVVMLNFADATNIPLELLIAEAQSRRTVVVKNISSANDALVTMGVLEHGPHAVLLPVSTIAEIDQLARTFAERRTDRLELVDAEVVESRSIGMGMRGCVDAAATFEENEGMLVGSTSAGALLVCAEVHHLPYMNLRPFRVNAGGVHSYVWAPNGRTAYITDLRAGETALAVSTSGTARPVVVGRIKNEVRPLRLLRCRVEDTFINAMVQDDWHVRLFDADGKVRNCTDIKPGDRLMARLDTPGRHVGISVSESILEH